The genomic stretch CTTTCATTGAACTCATCTCCTAACTTTTATTATAATAAAAAACCGCCCAAACAGTGGACGGTTTTCGTATTATCTATTTTCTGCTTTATTATAAGCGCCATGCCAAACAGGACCGATGAATTCGTTTAGTGCAAATCCACCTTTGATAGCTGCAGTGACAAAGTCTTTTGCTTTTGCGACTGCTTCTTCAACCGTTAAACCTTTTGCAAGTCCAGCTGTGATTGCTGCTGCGAAAGTACAGCCAGCGCCGTGATTGTGGCTTGGAGAGATTTTTTCTACTTCATAGATAGTAAATTCTTTGCCATCATATAGTAGGTCAATTGCTTTGTCGCTTTCTAGGGCTTTTCCGCCTTTGATAACTACGTATTTAGCACCTAATTCGATGATTTTTTTCGCTGCTTTTTTCATATCATCTAATGTAGTTAATTTGCCAAGACCGGATAATTGACCTGCTTCGAATAGGTTTGGTGTTGTGATTGTTGCTTTTGGAAGCAGTAGGTCGCGGATAGCTTCCGCGTTTTCTGGTTGGATTAATTCGTCTTCGCCTTTACAAACCATAACGGGATCGATTACGACATTTTTTAAATCATATTTGTCGATGGCTTCGCGTGTTGCTTTAATGATGTCAATCGAACCTAGCATTCCAGTTTTCATTGCGTCAACAGGGCCGCCAGAAAGGATTGTTTTAAGTTGTTCGCGAACAAGTTGCGCATCAATTGGAGTAACGCCGTGCGCCCAGTTGTTGTCTGGATCCATTGTTACAATAGTTGTGATTGCGCTAAAACCATAAGTGCCGTATTCTTCAAACGTTTTTAAGTCTGCTTGTAAACCAGCACCACCACTTGAATCAGAACCTGCAATAGTTAATGTTTTTTTGATTGTCATTCGTGTTTCCTCCTATAAATAAACTTTAGTCATTTGTTTCTAACATTTTATAGATGGCTGCTGCAACGCCGTGCTCATCATTCGAAAGGGTTACGTGTTCTGCAAGATCTTTGACTTCTTCTTCGCCGTTACCCATAGCTACACTATAACCAGCCATTTTTAACATCGAAATATCATTCATATTATCTCCAATTGCAAAAGTTTCATCAAGTGTAACGCCTAATTTTTCTACGTAATATTGTAAAGAAATACCTTTTTGTGCTTCGCGGTGAGTGATTTCAATATTATCAGAGAAAGAAGATGTAACGGATAGTTCGGAATCTTTTTCTAGTTTTTGTTTGGCTTTTGCAAGAATGTCTTTATCAGAAGAGAAGGAAATGAATTTTAGAATGGTTAAATCTTTATTGCCTAAAATACGCTCTACATCTGGAATTTCGTGAACGTCCTTGGATTCAAAACGTTCTTCTACTTTGTCCATAATGGTTTCTGCGGGAACGTCTGGGTGGATGCGTTTGTGCATTTCAATCATAAATTCTTTGCCACGAGCTTTGTCTGTTGTGATTGGGCCCATGTCAGTGAAAAATTCG from Listeria monocytogenes ATCC 19117 encodes the following:
- the pdxK gene encoding pyridoxine/pyridoxal/pyridoxamine kinase, which gives rise to MTIKKTLTIAGSDSSGGAGLQADLKTFEEYGTYGFSAITTIVTMDPDNNWAHGVTPIDAQLVREQLKTILSGGPVDAMKTGMLGSIDIIKATREAIDKYDLKNVVIDPVMVCKGEDELIQPENAEAIRDLLLPKATITTPNLFEAGQLSGLGKLTTLDDMKKAAKKIIELGAKYVVIKGGKALESDKAIDLLYDGKEFTIYEVEKISPSHNHGAGCTFAAAITAGLAKGLTVEEAVAKAKDFVTAAIKGGFALNEFIGPVWHGAYNKAENR
- a CDS encoding Cof-type HAD-IIB family hydrolase, with product MIKVIASDMDGTLLNSDIEIAQENVEAIEKARAKGIHFVLCTGRMYDDAMGLINKANLYAPAICMNGAEIRDEHGKIILQHPIDRNLARNTYNTLTELGMYTEFFTDMGPITTDKARGKEFMIEMHKRIHPDVPAETIMDKVEERFESKDVHEIPDVERILGNKDLTILKFISFSSDKDILAKAKQKLEKDSELSVTSSFSDNIEITHREAQKGISLQYYVEKLGVTLDETFAIGDNMNDISMLKMAGYSVAMGNGEEEVKDLAEHVTLSNDEHGVAAAIYKMLETND